In Xiphophorus hellerii strain 12219 chromosome 13, Xiphophorus_hellerii-4.1, whole genome shotgun sequence, the following proteins share a genomic window:
- the elmo1 gene encoding engulfment and cell motility protein 1 isoform X5 — protein sequence MQVVREQIMRALSVKPNSLDQFKSRLQNLSYTEILKIRQSERMNQEDFQSRPILELREKIQPEIMELIKQQRLNRLCEGTCFRKISSRRRQDKFWYCRLSPNHKVLHYGDLEESPQGEVPHDSLQDKLPVADIKAVITGKDCPHMKEKGALKQNKEVLELAFSVLYESDEYLNFIAPDKHEYCVWTDGLNALLGKEMTSDYTKTDMDTLLSMEMKLRLLDLENIQIPEAPPPIPKEPSNYDFVYDCN from the exons ATGCAGGTGGTGAGAGAGCAGATCATGCGAGCGCTCTCTGTGAAGCCTAATTCCTTGGACCAGTTCAAGAGTCGCCTGCAGAACCTGAGCTACACAGAGATCCTGAAGATACGTCAGTCCGAGAGAATGAATCAGGAAGATTTCCAGTCCCGGCCCATCTT GGAGCTGAGAGAAAAGATCCAGCCAGAGATCATGGAGCTGATCAAACAGCAGAGGCTCAACCGTTTGTGCGAGGGGACCTGCTTTAGGAAAATCAGCAGTCGCAGGAGGCAAG ATAAGTTCTGGTACTGTCGGCTGTCTCCGAATCATAAAGTCCTGCACTATGGAGATCTTGAGGAGAGCCCTCAGGGAGAAGTCCCCCACGACTCTTTACAGGACAAAT TGCCTGTAGCTGATATCAAAGCTGTTATCACTGGCAAAGACTGTCCTCACATGAAGGAAAAAGGAGCCCTCAAGCAAAACAAG GAGGTGTTGGAGCTGGCTTTCTCTGTCCTCTACGAGTCAGATGAATACTTGAACTTTATCGCTCCTGACAAGCATGAG TACTGCGTATGGACGGACGGTCTCAATGCTCTCCTGGGAAAGGAGATGACCAGTGACTACACCAAAACAGACATGGACACCCTGCTCTCCATGGAGATGAAGCTTCGCCTACTGGATCTAGAAAACATCCAGATTCCTGAGGCGCCTCCCCCGATTCCCAAAGAACCTAGCAACTATGACTTTGTTTATGACTGTAACTAG